The genomic region AAAGCCGTAACCCAGGCGTTCGGCCAGAGGCCGTCCGGTGCTGGTCTTGCCGCTGCCCATCATTCCCACCAAGTAGAGGCTTCGCCCGCTCAGTCGCTGCTTAAGGGTGGGGGTGGAATCCGCCATGACTCGGAATCGGCATTAGCTCATTAGGATGCCTCGCGGCCGGAACGTCACATGACTGAAATGAAGTCACCAGCGCGGCACGGCCAAGGTCGTGGCTGTGTCATTACCCGGCGGGCCTGTTTCAGCGCCAGCCATCGCTATTGGCTGCCGGAGTTATCCGCCGATGACAACGCCGCCCGTTTTGGGCCCTGCGCTTTGGCACCAGGTCATGGTCACAACTATGAACTGATCGTGTCCATGGCCGGCGGACTGGATGCCGACGGCATGGTGCTCAACCTCTCGGAGGTGAAGCACGCCATTCGTAACGAGGTCACCGGCCAGCTCGACTTCCGCTTCCTCAATGAGGCCTGGCCGGAATTCGATGTGTCCGGTCCTTCCGGCTGTCTCCCCACCACTGAGGCCCTGGTGCGGGTGATTTGGCAGCGCCTCAGCCCGCATCTGCCGATTACGGCTCTGCGCCTCTACGAACAACCGGGCCTTTGGGCCGACTATCTCGGACATCCCATGGACGCCTTCCTCACCATCCGCACTCACTTCGCTGCTGCCCACCGCCTGGCTCGCCCAGAGCTCAGCCAGGAGGAAAACGAAGCGATCTACGGCAAGTGCGCCCGCCCCCATGGCCATGGCCACAACTATCTGGTGGATGTGACCGTGCGCGGTGAGATTGATCCCCGCACCGGCATGGTCTGCGATCTGTCCGCCCTGCAACGCCTCGTGGATGATCTGGTGGTGGAACCTTTCGATCACACCTTCCTTAACAAGGACGTGCCGTTCTTCGAAGAGTGTGTGCCCACAGCTGAGAACATCGCTTT from Synechococcus sp. UW69 harbors:
- a CDS encoding 6-carboxytetrahydropterin synthase; translated protein: MTEMKSPARHGQGRGCVITRRACFSASHRYWLPELSADDNAARFGPCALAPGHGHNYELIVSMAGGLDADGMVLNLSEVKHAIRNEVTGQLDFRFLNEAWPEFDVSGPSGCLPTTEALVRVIWQRLSPHLPITALRLYEQPGLWADYLGHPMDAFLTIRTHFAAAHRLARPELSQEENEAIYGKCARPHGHGHNYLVDVTVRGEIDPRTGMVCDLSALQRLVDDLVVEPFDHTFLNKDVPFFEECVPTAENIALHITDRLSSPIKAIGASLHKVRLQESPNNAAEVYAEAPQLEMSPAALDAVAAV